One part of the Edaphobacter acidisoli genome encodes these proteins:
- a CDS encoding Fpg/Nei family DNA glycosylase: protein MPEGNEIHRWAERHAVAFAGKAVRVDGPQGRFRDSDVLNGRKLARVMAVGKHLGYDFGKDRILHVHLGLQGDFTEGSGPLPDVRGAVRLRMWNAAAIKRPAEPGVSKRHGWYSSDDGAGHIAPEKIAWVELRGPMDCTVYTQAQWEKLLKRLGPDPLNGDRPERMIEKVRKSKKAIAEMLMDQSVVAGVGNIIRAELLFRARLSPFTAGTEVEEKTLRSIWKDAAALLKAGMVDRRIVSTKPTDRPHRKGKVLKEEAHYVYRRKGLPCFVCGTEVRRQEMAGRNLFWCPGCQA, encoded by the coding sequence ATGCCGGAAGGGAATGAGATTCACCGCTGGGCGGAGCGTCATGCGGTGGCGTTTGCCGGAAAGGCTGTACGGGTGGATGGGCCGCAGGGGCGATTCAGGGACTCGGATGTGCTGAATGGGCGGAAGCTCGCGCGGGTGATGGCCGTGGGCAAGCATCTTGGCTATGACTTCGGCAAAGACCGGATTCTACATGTTCATCTGGGATTGCAGGGGGACTTTACGGAAGGTTCTGGCCCGCTGCCCGACGTGCGCGGAGCGGTGAGGCTGCGTATGTGGAATGCGGCAGCTATCAAGCGGCCTGCTGAGCCGGGCGTGAGCAAACGGCACGGATGGTATTCAAGCGACGATGGCGCTGGGCATATTGCGCCGGAGAAGATTGCGTGGGTCGAGCTTCGTGGGCCGATGGATTGCACGGTCTACACTCAGGCTCAGTGGGAAAAGCTTTTGAAGCGGCTCGGGCCTGATCCGCTGAATGGCGATAGGCCGGAGCGGATGATTGAGAAGGTGAGGAAGAGCAAAAAGGCAATTGCAGAGATGCTGATGGATCAGTCGGTCGTGGCGGGCGTGGGGAACATCATTCGTGCGGAACTTCTGTTTCGCGCGCGACTGAGTCCCTTCACGGCTGGGACAGAGGTTGAGGAGAAGACGCTGCGGTCGATATGGAAGGATGCGGCTGCTTTGTTGAAGGCCGGGATGGTAGACCGAAGGATTGTCTCAACCAAGCCAACCGATAGGCCGCACCGCAAGGGCAAGGTGTTGAAGGAAGAGGCGCACTATGTGTATCGGCGCAAGGGGCTGCCTTGTTTTGTCTGCGGAACGGAGGTCCGGAGGCAGGAGATGGCGGGCCGGAACCTGTTCTGGTGCCCGGGGTGCCAGGCATAG
- a CDS encoding DnaJ C-terminal domain-containing protein: MATQTKDYYGVLGVKKTASTEEIRKAFRKLARKYHPDVNPGDKKAEEKFKEISEANDVLSDEKKRKIYDQFGFYSDNIDPAAAEAAARGGYGPGAHGGRTHGGGHTQEVPFDFGGFDFSDYQGGQEQQAGGGFGGSFRDIFSGMFNRGGASAARGPQPGSDVEYQVSIDFWTAIHGGVTRLEIQRQEVCPTCKGKTTTGGSVECPECHGSGQVTQMGGRMKFNIQCPRCGGSGKVQHTCPTCDGAGVVTKRDPLEFRIKPGTRDGQRIRLAGKGNAGTGGGPAGDLYLIIKVGTNPVFTRTGDDIYVTVPITMTEAALGAKIEVPTIDTHDGGGRTQLKIPPGTQSGQKLRMREKGVPSAASEGKRGDQIVEVKIVVPKVQDERSKEILRELAKLNPEDPREGLFAGV, from the coding sequence ATGGCGACACAGACAAAGGACTACTACGGCGTACTTGGCGTGAAGAAGACGGCGTCGACGGAGGAGATACGCAAGGCGTTCCGCAAACTCGCGCGTAAGTATCATCCCGATGTGAATCCCGGCGACAAAAAGGCCGAGGAGAAATTCAAGGAGATATCGGAAGCCAACGATGTTTTGAGCGACGAGAAGAAGCGGAAGATCTATGACCAGTTCGGCTTCTACTCAGACAACATCGATCCTGCGGCTGCCGAGGCTGCTGCGCGCGGCGGGTATGGTCCCGGTGCGCACGGCGGGCGCACGCATGGCGGAGGACACACGCAGGAGGTTCCGTTCGACTTTGGTGGCTTTGATTTTTCCGACTACCAGGGTGGACAAGAGCAGCAGGCCGGCGGTGGGTTCGGCGGCAGCTTCCGCGATATCTTCAGCGGAATGTTCAACCGTGGTGGGGCTTCGGCTGCGCGCGGGCCTCAGCCGGGGTCTGATGTTGAGTATCAAGTAAGTATTGACTTCTGGACTGCGATACACGGAGGTGTGACTCGGCTGGAGATTCAACGGCAGGAAGTATGCCCGACCTGCAAAGGAAAGACGACAACCGGCGGGAGCGTGGAGTGTCCTGAGTGTCATGGCTCGGGACAAGTGACGCAGATGGGCGGGCGGATGAAGTTCAACATCCAGTGCCCGCGCTGCGGTGGTTCGGGCAAGGTGCAGCATACGTGTCCGACGTGTGACGGTGCGGGCGTGGTGACGAAGCGCGATCCGCTGGAGTTCCGTATCAAGCCGGGCACGCGTGATGGGCAGAGAATCAGGCTGGCAGGGAAGGGCAATGCTGGAACCGGTGGTGGCCCTGCGGGAGACTTGTATCTCATCATCAAGGTTGGGACGAATCCGGTGTTCACGCGCACGGGCGATGACATTTACGTGACTGTCCCGATAACGATGACCGAGGCCGCGTTGGGTGCGAAGATCGAGGTGCCGACGATCGACACACATGACGGCGGCGGGCGGACCCAGTTGAAGATTCCGCCGGGGACGCAGAGCGGACAGAAGCTGCGCATGCGCGAGAAGGGCGTTCCTTCTGCCGCAAGCGAGGGCAAGCGTGGCGACCAGATCGTCGAGGTTAAGATTGTCGTGCCGAAGGTGCAGGATGAACGGTCGAAGGAGATTTTGCGCGAGCTGGCGAAACTGAATCCCGAGGACCCGAGAGAGGGATTGTTTGCAGGGGTCTAG
- a CDS encoding SDR family NAD(P)-dependent oxidoreductase — MKKSTVVLGSAAVITGAAGIAAVVAVRALFSRRPRRTRLGQIVVITGGSRGLGLALAERFGRAGAKLVLAARNHDELARARQTLLERNAIQSSEDIQIVSCDLTDAAQATTLIEHAVEHFGRIDILINNAGIIEVGPVEDQPLAAYRRAMATNFFAALYTTHAALPHMLNSNRDEGDAAIVNISSIGGKIAVPHMLPYTASKFALTGFSEGLHAELRHKGIRVTTVCPGLMRTGGESNAHFIGQSKKEKRWFVLAAKTPVIAASVNYAANRIYDAVAAGRTEITITPQAWLAARAAAIAPGATQYITSLANHFLLPNPSPTDPPAIDFTLRVSTPSRDENLNPQLS, encoded by the coding sequence ATGAAGAAGTCCACAGTCGTCCTCGGTTCAGCTGCAGTCATTACCGGAGCCGCCGGGATTGCCGCCGTGGTCGCAGTCCGCGCATTGTTTTCACGCCGTCCTCGTCGGACACGCCTAGGCCAAATCGTCGTCATCACCGGCGGATCGCGCGGATTGGGCCTTGCGCTGGCCGAACGCTTCGGACGCGCCGGAGCCAAACTGGTGCTCGCCGCCCGCAACCACGACGAACTCGCACGCGCGCGCCAGACGCTGCTTGAGCGCAACGCCATCCAGTCCAGCGAAGACATACAGATCGTCTCCTGCGACCTCACCGACGCCGCACAGGCCACTACGCTCATCGAGCACGCCGTCGAACACTTCGGCCGCATCGACATCCTCATCAACAACGCGGGCATCATAGAAGTCGGCCCCGTCGAAGACCAGCCGCTGGCCGCTTACCGCCGCGCCATGGCAACCAACTTCTTCGCCGCGCTCTACACCACGCACGCCGCGCTGCCCCACATGCTCAATAGCAACCGTGATGAGGGCGACGCTGCCATCGTCAACATCTCCAGCATCGGCGGAAAGATTGCCGTGCCACATATGCTGCCGTACACGGCCAGCAAATTCGCGCTGACAGGATTTTCCGAGGGCCTCCACGCGGAACTGCGCCACAAAGGCATCCGCGTAACTACAGTCTGCCCCGGCTTGATGCGCACGGGAGGCGAGAGCAATGCCCACTTCATAGGCCAATCAAAAAAAGAGAAGCGCTGGTTCGTACTCGCCGCGAAAACGCCTGTTATTGCTGCCTCTGTCAACTACGCCGCCAACAGAATCTACGATGCGGTAGCCGCAGGCCGCACCGAGATCACCATCACCCCGCAGGCCTGGCTGGCGGCCCGCGCAGCAGCCATCGCACCTGGAGCCACCCAATACATCACCAGCCTCGCTAACCACTTTCTACTGCCGAACCCCTCGCCCACCGATCCGCCAGCCATTGACTTCACACTCAGGGTATCGACACCTAGCCGTGACGAAAATCTCAATCCACAGTTGAGCTAG
- a CDS encoding MerR family transcriptional regulator, translating into MATKRKGKGAYMISAVAEMYDIHPQTLRLYEREGLLRPSRSEGNTRLYTDEDLERLEFILNLARDLGVNIAGIAIVLQMRERMEEMNRQMQGFVDYVRTEMLSRMQQQPPAGLVPLRRPVVIPQTTKVVSVKSGKKK; encoded by the coding sequence ATGGCGACGAAGCGTAAGGGCAAGGGCGCGTACATGATCTCTGCGGTAGCGGAGATGTACGATATCCATCCGCAAACGCTCAGGCTGTATGAACGTGAAGGACTGCTACGTCCTTCGCGCAGCGAGGGAAACACACGACTCTATACCGATGAGGACTTGGAGCGGTTGGAGTTCATCCTTAACTTGGCCCGCGATCTGGGCGTGAACATTGCCGGTATCGCAATCGTGCTCCAGATGCGCGAGCGTATGGAAGAGATGAACCGACAGATGCAGGGTTTTGTTGATTACGTCCGTACGGAGATGCTATCCAGGATGCAGCAGCAACCTCCAGCAGGCTTGGTCCCTCTCCGGAGACCTGTCGTGATACCCCAGACGACGAAGGTGGTTTCAGTAAAGAGCGGCAAAAAGAAATAG
- a CDS encoding glycosyltransferase yields MSVLLKILFWIAVTGSATSTIYCLMVIVAAVRFGLRKRREERTATDFFPPVSVLKPLHGTEEGMERNLESFFEQDYPEFELLFCARYETDEGLQLARKVGARYPHIDATYVTCGEPTPQFHNAKVFSLAKMDSVAKHNLFITSDADVRVRKDYLRRMVQNLREPKMGLASCMYLGKTNRGAEAGFSSQLDAVGKSVEMSSGVLVADMLEGTKFALGASMAVRRQSFQQAGGFGELGQFYADDFVLGNRLAAKGVGVQMATHVIWLMVMDTPFGLSFRNQLRWMQSTRRSRPWGHLGSGLTFALPFGLLGLLWGLLSGHVLLGLIWLVVMVVNRWLQAGVILRVLGDDEWLRGTLIYPLRDLLGSILWLASYGGENFYYRGKIYHLKEGGRVEAPE; encoded by the coding sequence ATGAGTGTATTGCTGAAGATTCTTTTCTGGATAGCGGTGACTGGTTCGGCAACCTCAACCATCTACTGTTTGATGGTGATCGTGGCAGCCGTGCGCTTTGGCCTCCGCAAACGACGCGAGGAACGCACCGCGACTGATTTCTTTCCCCCAGTCAGCGTGCTGAAGCCACTTCATGGCACTGAAGAGGGCATGGAGCGCAATCTGGAATCATTTTTTGAGCAGGATTATCCGGAGTTCGAACTGCTATTCTGCGCACGATACGAGACGGACGAGGGCTTGCAGCTGGCGCGTAAGGTGGGTGCACGCTATCCACATATCGACGCAACGTACGTTACATGCGGAGAGCCCACACCTCAGTTTCACAACGCAAAGGTCTTCTCGCTGGCAAAGATGGACTCTGTGGCCAAGCACAATCTCTTCATCACAAGTGATGCAGACGTGCGGGTTCGCAAAGACTACCTGCGACGCATGGTGCAGAATCTACGCGAGCCGAAAATGGGGCTGGCTTCGTGTATGTACCTAGGCAAGACGAACAGGGGAGCAGAAGCGGGCTTCTCATCGCAATTGGACGCGGTGGGTAAGAGCGTCGAGATGAGTTCCGGCGTACTGGTTGCCGACATGCTCGAAGGCACAAAGTTTGCGCTTGGAGCGTCAATGGCGGTGCGAAGGCAGTCGTTCCAGCAGGCGGGTGGTTTCGGAGAGCTGGGACAGTTCTATGCCGACGATTTCGTGCTCGGGAATCGACTCGCTGCCAAGGGTGTTGGCGTACAGATGGCCACTCACGTTATCTGGCTAATGGTCATGGACACTCCATTCGGTCTCTCATTCCGCAACCAATTGCGTTGGATGCAGAGCACTCGACGGTCGCGCCCGTGGGGTCATCTGGGCAGCGGACTGACATTTGCCCTGCCGTTCGGGTTGCTCGGATTGTTGTGGGGCCTGTTGAGCGGCCATGTTCTATTGGGCTTGATTTGGCTGGTTGTAATGGTGGTCAACCGCTGGCTTCAGGCCGGCGTAATCTTACGCGTGCTCGGTGATGATGAGTGGCTGCGTGGAACCCTGATTTATCCATTGCGCGATCTGCTGGGAAGTATTCTCTGGCTTGCCAGTTATGGTGGTGAAAACTTCTACTATCGCGGCAAGATCTACCACCTGAAAGAAGGTGGACGAGTCGAAGCCCCTGAATAA
- a CDS encoding ArnT family glycosyltransferase produces the protein MTTAPLITQQSAPSGTTTPVRRWSLRSAAILTLAWLVLQIGGLFTPGLLDDVDSIYIEIAREMLRRHDYVTPYVNGIRFFDKPPLMYWMAAGSMHVFGIHDWAARLPLALSVLVLIFAVYALGIRLFSEVSPAAHPDRGGFYSALAVATSIGPYLYTRFYIPDILLALWMTLGVHCFLIALERIRERQQSALLPCLGFASVMALNVLTKGLIGVIFPVGFAVLYLALTRQLRLLSQFHLLLSAAVFSVIAAPWHILAALRTPAIALPPGLGLPARGGWAWFYLYNEHFARFLGKRIPHDYGLTPVWLFWTYLVIWVMPWATFIPEAIIKHVYHLRSRSLATAREYEAALSLVLWTALVVIFFSISSRQEYYSLPAIPALALIAGGLLARADVWLGDTRRICLRWHLWFLVPIAGAITSVCGYFAVTAPHPTPGVDISKLLENNPSFYNLSLGHLFDLTGAALGLFRGPLIAVALSMLGVGFGSYLLRRRGFTYVANLTLASSMIVTLLAAHTGLVRFYPTLGSKQLALDIRQVMGPGDLILLDGELTSGSTLVFYTEQQIHVVDGRVNGLWYGSFWPDAPHIFETNSTLRQLWSGPHRIFLLTYEPKERESELVTLAPVHVLASSGGKTILTNR, from the coding sequence TTGACTACTGCGCCACTCATCACGCAACAATCAGCTCCGTCCGGTACAACGACACCGGTACGCAGATGGAGCCTGCGCTCGGCTGCGATCCTTACTCTTGCATGGCTCGTACTTCAGATTGGCGGCCTGTTCACGCCTGGATTGCTCGACGATGTTGACTCCATCTACATCGAGATAGCGCGTGAGATGCTTCGACGCCATGACTACGTTACGCCATACGTCAATGGGATCCGATTCTTCGATAAGCCTCCTCTGATGTATTGGATGGCCGCTGGCTCAATGCACGTGTTTGGGATTCACGACTGGGCCGCGCGACTGCCTCTGGCACTCTCCGTGCTCGTATTGATTTTCGCCGTCTATGCATTGGGTATTCGTCTCTTCAGCGAGGTCTCGCCCGCAGCACACCCAGACCGTGGCGGCTTCTATTCGGCGCTTGCAGTTGCCACGAGTATTGGACCCTATCTTTATACGCGCTTCTACATCCCCGATATTCTGCTTGCGCTTTGGATGACACTTGGCGTCCACTGCTTCCTCATCGCGTTGGAACGTATCAGAGAACGGCAACAATCTGCATTGCTACCATGCCTTGGTTTTGCATCCGTTATGGCGCTCAACGTTCTCACGAAAGGTCTGATAGGCGTCATCTTCCCTGTCGGGTTTGCTGTTCTCTATCTCGCGCTGACGCGACAGTTGCGCCTGCTGAGCCAATTTCATCTTCTCCTAAGCGCAGCAGTATTCAGTGTGATCGCTGCTCCTTGGCATATCCTTGCTGCTCTCCGCACACCGGCTATTGCTTTGCCTCCAGGACTTGGATTACCGGCACGCGGAGGATGGGCTTGGTTCTATCTCTACAACGAGCACTTTGCGCGTTTCCTCGGTAAGCGCATTCCACATGACTATGGCCTGACGCCCGTCTGGCTCTTCTGGACCTATCTCGTGATCTGGGTTATGCCTTGGGCTACGTTCATTCCAGAAGCCATAATCAAACATGTCTACCACCTTAGGAGTCGCTCTCTTGCTACGGCGCGCGAGTATGAGGCTGCGCTCTCGCTCGTTCTTTGGACTGCTCTCGTTGTCATATTTTTCTCGATCTCCAGCCGCCAAGAGTACTACTCTCTTCCAGCAATTCCAGCACTTGCGTTGATTGCGGGCGGGCTACTCGCGCGTGCCGACGTCTGGCTTGGCGACACTCGCCGCATCTGCTTGCGCTGGCATTTATGGTTTCTTGTCCCGATAGCAGGCGCCATTACATCTGTCTGCGGATACTTCGCTGTTACTGCGCCGCATCCAACTCCGGGAGTTGATATCTCGAAGCTTCTTGAGAACAACCCCAGTTTCTATAACCTGTCGCTCGGCCATCTTTTCGATCTCACAGGCGCAGCTCTGGGCCTCTTTCGAGGCCCACTCATCGCTGTGGCTCTCAGTATGCTGGGCGTTGGTTTCGGAAGCTACTTGCTTCGCCGTCGAGGCTTTACCTATGTTGCAAACCTGACTCTTGCCTCATCAATGATAGTGACATTGCTTGCCGCGCACACGGGCCTCGTCCGCTTCTATCCCACACTGGGATCAAAGCAGCTCGCGCTTGATATCAGACAAGTGATGGGGCCTGGCGATCTAATTCTGCTGGATGGCGAGTTGACCTCTGGGTCCACGCTTGTCTTCTACACGGAACAACAAATACATGTTGTGGACGGCCGTGTAAATGGCCTTTGGTACGGTAGCTTTTGGCCCGATGCGCCGCACATCTTCGAGACGAATTCCACTCTACGGCAGCTCTGGTCGGGTCCACACCGCATTTTCCTGCTTACGTATGAACCAAAGGAGCGCGAGTCAGAGCTCGTGACACTTGCTCCAGTCCATGTGCTTGCATCTTCTGGCGGCAAAACGATACTGACCAACCGATAG
- a CDS encoding SixA phosphatase family protein encodes MNLSLLRHASAGTRRLNPIIDVKRSLDKDGKKYCVQLAWVLNSLDVQFDLIVSSPLKRCLQTASLLGTETGYESKILLSNALAPEATLADFQKLLYDCSKSENLLLVGHNPNITLFLGSLIANGGSATPRIRLRKGSLARLSLNRGPAVLQTLLDPRTVRALYATSTKSSRRKTSRK; translated from the coding sequence ATGAACCTCTCCCTGCTTCGGCACGCCAGCGCGGGTACTCGCCGGTTAAACCCTATCATCGACGTCAAACGCTCGCTCGACAAGGATGGGAAAAAGTATTGCGTCCAGCTCGCGTGGGTACTGAACTCGCTCGATGTGCAATTCGACCTGATTGTCTCCAGTCCGCTTAAGCGCTGTCTGCAGACGGCTTCGCTTCTCGGCACCGAAACAGGCTACGAGTCCAAGATACTGCTCTCGAATGCTTTAGCGCCAGAGGCTACGCTGGCGGACTTTCAGAAACTGCTTTATGACTGCTCGAAGAGTGAGAATCTTCTACTCGTCGGGCATAATCCCAACATCACTCTCTTTCTGGGATCTCTGATTGCCAACGGAGGCAGCGCAACGCCGCGTATCCGGTTGAGAAAGGGCTCACTTGCGCGGCTCTCTCTCAATCGTGGCCCCGCAGTGCTTCAGACGCTGTTGGACCCGCGTACTGTCCGTGCCCTCTACGCCACCTCGACCAAGAGTTCGCGTCGGAAGACCTCACGGAAGTAA
- a CDS encoding Ppx/GppA phosphatase family protein, with product MPTFAAIDIGSNSCRLKIAAVQMHRLKTLHEDREVTRLGESVFQTGSISPEAMAATIRALRRFHKAVQMHVVDKVRVVATSAMRDARNADAFTEWVRSATGWNVEVISGLEEGRLIHLGVVTHEVGARGRCLLIDLGGGSCEVTVSEGGRIKSMVSLSLGAVRLQEEFLRGDPPTKEDIARLKQYIDRELRKAERRLGTPRVSLVIATSGTAAALAEASGHARNAHTAKGKKSLARKRIDHVGAMTANTTEVRKLAERLAKMTNAERASIQGIGPRRSEIIVGGAFVYADLLDRMKLKGYRYSPLGLRDGMLAQMLAEADLRTSVHQKMEGERWAGVLEVCKRYNIEQRKVEPVRQHVAQLFDALDRVHELPAEYRLWLESAAMMQEAGKFMNHQGHHRHTQYIIANSEIFGFSPEQRAIVSAIARYLGKTRPDPMDRLMRSIPVEEHTNVMRSVVILRLAAALNQDRASAVVKIRTHVYPKRVVLELVPGRGGAELEAWSIKKEAPYFREVFRRELLVEVA from the coding sequence ATGCCAACATTTGCCGCCATCGACATTGGGTCCAATTCATGCCGATTAAAGATCGCCGCTGTACAGATGCACCGGCTGAAGACACTCCACGAGGACCGCGAGGTGACGCGACTGGGTGAGAGCGTGTTTCAGACCGGCTCCATTTCACCTGAGGCAATGGCCGCGACGATCCGTGCACTCAGGCGGTTTCACAAGGCCGTTCAGATGCATGTCGTTGACAAGGTGCGCGTGGTGGCAACCAGCGCCATGCGCGATGCACGCAACGCAGACGCATTCACGGAGTGGGTGCGCTCGGCGACGGGGTGGAACGTTGAGGTGATCTCCGGCCTGGAGGAAGGCCGCTTGATTCATCTAGGCGTCGTGACACATGAAGTGGGCGCGCGCGGGCGGTGCCTGCTCATCGATCTTGGGGGTGGAAGCTGCGAGGTTACGGTTTCGGAAGGCGGACGCATAAAGTCGATGGTGAGTCTGTCGCTTGGCGCGGTGCGACTGCAGGAAGAATTTCTTCGCGGCGATCCTCCGACCAAGGAAGATATCGCGCGGCTGAAACAGTACATCGACCGTGAACTACGCAAGGCGGAGCGCAGGCTTGGCACGCCACGGGTGTCGCTGGTCATTGCGACATCAGGTACAGCAGCAGCGCTAGCTGAGGCCAGTGGCCACGCACGCAATGCGCATACCGCAAAGGGGAAAAAGTCGCTCGCAAGAAAGCGAATTGACCACGTTGGTGCGATGACAGCAAACACGACAGAAGTTCGCAAACTTGCGGAAAGACTTGCAAAGATGACCAATGCCGAACGCGCGTCAATTCAGGGAATCGGGCCGAGACGTTCGGAAATTATCGTCGGAGGAGCGTTCGTCTATGCCGATCTGCTGGATCGGATGAAGTTGAAGGGGTATCGTTACTCGCCGCTTGGCCTGCGTGATGGCATGCTGGCGCAGATGCTAGCCGAAGCCGATCTACGGACATCGGTGCACCAGAAGATGGAAGGAGAACGATGGGCTGGCGTACTGGAAGTTTGCAAGCGCTACAACATCGAACAACGCAAGGTAGAGCCCGTGCGCCAGCACGTAGCCCAATTGTTCGATGCGCTGGACCGTGTGCATGAACTTCCCGCAGAGTATAGGCTGTGGCTTGAATCTGCCGCAATGATGCAGGAAGCTGGCAAGTTCATGAACCACCAAGGCCATCATCGACACACACAGTACATCATTGCCAACTCAGAGATATTCGGCTTCTCGCCTGAACAACGCGCCATCGTGAGCGCAATTGCGCGTTACCTGGGCAAGACGCGGCCCGACCCCATGGACAGACTAATGCGCTCGATTCCGGTTGAAGAGCACACGAACGTCATGCGCTCTGTGGTGATACTGCGGCTGGCCGCAGCCTTGAATCAAGATCGCGCCAGCGCTGTGGTAAAGATACGCACACACGTTTATCCCAAGCGTGTGGTCCTCGAGCTGGTTCCAGGGCGCGGCGGAGCGGAGCTGGAAGCATGGTCAATCAAGAAAGAAGCTCCTTACTTCCGTGAGGTCTTCCGACGCGAACTCTTGGTCGAGGTGGCGTAG